A portion of the Solea senegalensis isolate Sse05_10M linkage group LG17, IFAPA_SoseM_1, whole genome shotgun sequence genome contains these proteins:
- the LOC122784510 gene encoding acid-sensing ion channel 2-like, which produces MWAPAPEAWLGNEAFPVAVGALWAAMALEGRCLRRGSPAMIRKGCHRHATKPSLARVTSTLLSRTRLHGLRHVCVPGGSVGRRAFWLLALCTSLGLLLSWSSNRLLHWLSFPTYTRVHAEWAKELAFPTVTICNNNPIRLYKLTKSDLYFAGHWLGLLLANRTMRPMVLDLLQDDRRAWFRKLSDFRLFLPPRDFEGTNLEFMDRLSHQLDDMLLSCKYRGEPCGAHNFSSVSLTSSETD; this is translated from the exons ATGTGGGCCCCAGCCCCTGAGGCCTGGCTGGGAAATGAAGCCTTTCCCGTGGCTGTAGGAGCGCTGTGGGCAGCTATGGCCCTGGAGGGGCGCTGTCTCCGGCGGGGATCCCCAGCTATGATCAGAAAGGGCTGTCATCGGCATGCTACAAAGCCATCTCTGGCTCGGGTCACTTCCACTTTGCTGTCAAGGACACGTCTGCATGGCCTGAGGCATGTTTGTGTCCCTGGTGGTTCAGTGGGCCGTAGGGCTTTCTGGCTGCTAGCCCTCTGCACCTCCCTGGGGCTACTTTTATCCTGGTCCTCCAATCGCCTTCTCCACTGGCTTTCTTTCCCCACATACACACGGGTCCACGCTGAATGGGCAAAAGAACTGGCCTTCCCCACCGTCACTATCTGCAACAACAACCCTATTCGTCTCTACAAACTCACCAAGAGTGACTTATATTTTGCCGGCCACTGGTTGGGGCTGCTGTTGGCTAACCGGACAATGAGGCCTATGGTTCTGGACTTGCTTCAGGATGACCGTCGGGCCTGGTTTAGGAAGCTGTCAGACTTTCGACTGTTCCTGCCACCCAGAGACTTTGAAGGAACCAATCTGGAGTTTATGGACAGACTGAGCCACCAACTGGATGACATGCTGCTTTCATGCAAATACAGAGGAGAGCCCTGCGGAGCTCACAACTTCTCTTCTGTAAGTCTGACTTCA TCAGAGACTGACTGA
- the LOC122783744 gene encoding EF-hand domain-containing protein 1-like, which yields MSWNWNSHGLPFLPGNTFRDVTKSSFHRPQTLSYRCGYALPRRPVAGIGQDPLVSAQLMQQQESESSFETPDIWPARSDPFDKGLSKEFVPAYVAFDKKVLRFFAYFQEDTSSSPEEAYRVRPVIVYYYLEDDSMCIFEPTVKNSGIPQGKLLKRHRFPKNERGEHYLWKDLNVGMDLQVYGIKYHITQCDAFTEDFMESQGIVLKEPQQMPADPYIKRRENPLPCTTKPPESDSMQQFLTMDRKVLRFFALWDDDDGETKPVTVQFYLVDDTVEVREVHKPNSGRDPFPILMRRQRLHKTLKPKPFPSCVLELSTEDVNEFYSPKDFQLGQTLTLLSRRFLLYDCDGFTKEYYLTHHPDVEMKPSEIPNKVEDVHRDRRRLPQIPPYNGYGSLEDSLQNCLSLIPKPPRKNVLKMLENDHKVLRYGAILDSQNPEDEGRRFVLSYHLSNDMISIYEKPTRNSGILAGKFLEKTRVPKLGSTVENPQLYSPVDLVIGATVEVFGHRFVLTDAAPFVLSYLESISSQVPSQTLDLMRQKLGGETLADRQPGGEAAELSS from the exons ATGTCTTGGAACTGGAACAGTCACGGGTTACCGTTTTTGCCAGGAAACACTTTTCGGGACGTAACG AAGTCCTCCTTCCATCGGCCCCAGACGCTGAGCTACAGATGTGGCTACGCTCTGCCTCGTCGCCCCGTCGCTGGCATCGGACAGGACCCTCTTGTATCGGCGcagctgatgcagcagcaggagagcgAGTCGTCCTTTGAGACGCCTGATATTTGGCCCGCGCGTAGCGACCCTTTCGACAAGGGCCTCTCTAAAGAATTCGTCCCAGCTTACGTGGCCTTTGACAAGAAG GTGCTGCGCTTCTTCGCGTACTTTCAGGAGGATACCTCGAGTTCCCCTGAAGAGGCGTACCGCGTCCGGCCCGTGATCGTTTACTACTACCTGGAGGACGACAGCATGTGCATCTTCGAGCCCACCGTGAAGAACTCCGGCATCCCACAGGGAAAGCTGCTGAAGCGGCATCGCTTTCCCAAGAACGAGCGCGGGGAGCATTACCTGTGGAAGGACCTCAACGTTGGCATGGACCTGCAGGTGTACGGCATCAAGTACCACATCACGCAGTGTGATGCTTTCACTGAG GACTTCATGGAGAGTCAAGGCATCGTTTTGAAGGAGCCTCAGCAGATGCCAGCGGATCCTTACATCAAGCGGCGTGAAAACCCTCTGCCCTGCACCACGAAACCACCTGAGAGCGACAGCATGCAGCAGTTTCTCACTATGGACCGCAAG GTGCTGCGGTTTTTCGCTCTGTGGGACGACGATGACGGGGAAACTAAGCCGGTGACCGTCCAGTTTTACCTGGTGGACGACACAGTGGAGGTCAGAGAGGTCCACAAGCCCAACAGCGGTCGGGATCCCTTCCCGATCCTGATGCGCAGGCAAAGGCTGCACAAGACACTCAAACCGA AGCCGTTCCCTAGCTGTGTGCTGGAGCTCTCCACGGAGGACGTGAACGAGTTCTACTCGCCCAAAGACTTCCAGCTGGGTCAAACATTGACTCTGCTCAGCCGTCGCTTCTTACTCTACGACTGCGACGGCTTCACCAAAGAGTATTACCTCACCCACCACCCTGACGTGGAAATGAAACCCAGTGAAATACCAAATAAGGTGGAGGACGTGCACCGGGACAGGAGGAGG CTGCCACAGATTCCTCCCTACAACGGCTACGGGTCACTTGAAGACTCCCTCCAGAACTGTTTGTCTCTGATTCCCAAACCTCCCAGAAAGAATGTGTTAAAGATGCTGGAGAACGACCACAAAGTGCTGCGCTACGGTGCCATACTG GACTCCCAGAATCCTGAGGACGAGGGCCGACGCTTCGTTCTGTCCTACCACCTCTCCAACGACATGATCTCCATTTATGAGAAACCCACTCGCAACTCCGGCATCCTCGCTGGCAAGTTCCTGGAGAAGACGCGCGTCCCCAAGCTGGGCTCCACTGTGGAAAACCCCCAGCTCTACTCACCTGTGGATTTAGTCATCGGAGCCACAGTGGAAG TTTTCGGCCACCGCTTTGTGTTGACTGACGCGGCCCCGTTTGTGCTCTCGTACTTGGAGTCCATCTCGAGCCAGGTCCCTTCGCAGACGTTGGATTTAATGCGGCAGAAGCTGGGAGGGGAGACGCTCGCCGACCGGCAACCAG GTGGCGAAGCCGCAGAGCTGTCGTCATGA
- the LOC122783959 gene encoding EF-hand domain-containing protein 1-like, whose protein sequence is MSWNKNNFGLPFLPGNSFRDITKAHFHRPQTLVYQDGFNLAYHPTVGIGGEPLLLEQYITHGEIDFDFDAPQIDDLALDLSSYHRPQTLVYRDGLNVAHRPPFRSGVKPILSKKLGPRDKYEFSFKPPNIRHSQDSFVGGFSPDYTPGYINNDKVLRFFAYFKEDCQYSAKEVYCVRPVVLYYYLLDNTMEMFEPSVTNSGMLQGKRIKRHRFPKNEQGDHYVWKDLNLGIDLEVYGVMYHITQCDAFTEKFLEREGVILNDPELMPVDPYTKRREFHPPCHTTPSCFDRRGKFLAMEGKVLQFFAMWEINDDGNVPVLIKYYLVDDSVEIREIPAHSTRRDACQYFRRQRMYKKLKEKPFPRCVLEVSDEDVEEYYTPVDFQLGQRITLWSKNFFLYDCNAFTREYYQYNYPRMKMTPIEMPMAVIKEVHPDRKKLPEIPPYNGYGSLEDSLQNCLCLIPKPPRKNVLKMLENDHKVLHYSARLDSQYLEDHGRCFLLSYHLSTDTISIFEWPIPNSGIISGKFLKKTRILKPDSTMEKPEYYSPADFAIGATIEIFSHHFVLTNAARFVLTYLESMASQIPARTLDSLRQKMGVQTTDN, encoded by the exons atgtcttgGAACAAGAACAACTTTGGATTACCGTTTTTACCAGGAAACTCTTTTCGTGACATAACG AAAGCACATTTCCATCGGCCGCAGACCTTGGTCTACCAAGATGGCTTTAATCTGGCCTATCACCCAACGGTTGGCATCGGAGGAGAACCCCTTTTATTAGAGCAGTATATCACGCACGGGGAGATCGACTTCGACTTTGACGCGCCACAGATCGACGATCTCGCCTTGGATCTGTCGTCCTACCACCGACCCCAGACCCTGGTTTACAGGGACGGCTTAAATGTGGCCCACCGGCCGCCTTTCCGCTCTGGAGTCAAACCCATTCTGTCGAAGAAGTTGGGCCCGCGGGACAAATACGAGTTCTCCTTTAAGCCGCCAAATATTAGACATTCACAGGACTCTTTTGTCGGGGGCTTCTCCCCAGATTACACCCCAGGTTACATCAACAATGACAAG GTGCTGCgcttttttgcatattttaaggAGGACTGCCAGTACTCGGCGAAAGAGGTGTACTGCGTGCGCCCCGTGGTCCTTTACTACTACCTGCTGGACAACACCATGGAGATGTTTGAGCCGTCGGTGACCAACTCCGGGATGCTCCAGGGCAAGAGGATCAAGCGGCATCGCTTTCCCAAGAACGAACAGGGAGATCACTACGTGTGGAAAGACCTCAACCTCGGCATTGACCTGGAGGTGTACGGGGTCATGTACCACATCACGCAGTGCGACGCTTTTACAGAG AAATTCCTGGAGCGCGAAGGCGTTATCTTGAACGACCCCGAGCTGATGCCGGTGGACCCTTACACCAAACGCCGGGAATTCCACCCGCCGTGCCACACGACACCCTCGTGCTTCGACCGCCGGGGCAAATTCCTCGCAATGGAAGGCAAG GTGCTGCAGTTCTTTGCCATGTGGGAAATCAACGACGACGGAAATGTGCCCGTTCTCATCAAGTATTACCTCGTGGACGACTCGGTGGAGATCAGAGAGATCCCGGCGCACAGCACCAGGAGGGACGCGTGTCAGTACTTTCGCAGACAGAGGATGTACAAGAAACTCAAAGAAA agCCGTTCCCCCGCTGTGTGCTGGAGGTGTCGGACGAGGACGTGGAAGAGTATTACACGCCCGTAGATTTCCAGCTGGGCCAAAGGATAACACTGTGGAGCAAAAACTTCTTCCTGTACGACTGTAACGCCTTCACCCGAGAGTATTACCAATACAACTACCCTCGCATGAAGATGACGCCCATTGAGATGCCGATGGCGGTAATCAAGGAAGTGCACCCGGACAGGAAGAAG TTGCCGGAGATTCCTCCCTACAATGGCTACGGGTCACTGGAAGATTCCCTCCAGAACTGTTTGTGTCTGATTCCCAAACCTCCCAGAAAGAATGTGTTAAAGATGCTGGAGAACGACCACAAAGTGTTGCATTACAGTGCCAGACTG GACTCCCAGTATCTGGAAGACCACGGACGATGTTTCCTGCTGTCCTACCACCTGTCCACTGACACGATCTCTATTTTTGAATGGCCCATTCCCAACTCGGGCATCATCTCTGGCAAGTTCCTAAAAAAGACACGCATCCTCAAGCCAGACTCCACCATGGAGAAGCCCGAGTACTACTCACCTGCAGATTTTGCGATTGGAGCCACCATAGAAA TTTTCAGCCACCACTTTGTGTTGACCAACGCTGCCCGCTTTGTGCTCACGTACTTGGAGTCCATGGCGAGTCAGATTCCCGCACGCACGTTGGACTCGTTGCGCCAGAAGATGGGCGTGCAGACGACAGATAACTAG
- the LOC122783745 gene encoding translocating chain-associated membrane protein 2-like — protein MATLTLMFLAVGFGLARTENQGLDLEMGNFNTLLIRMTVLLLVCLTQSWLLWKFIRFQLRRWREFRHEQAVRKKAAPKQPLRTLKRDSLGHHENGVLKAENGASPRTKKLKSP, from the exons ATGGCCACTCTGACCCTAATGTTCCTGGCTGTCGGGTTTGGTTTAGCTCGCACCGAGAACCAGGGCCTGGACTTGGAGATGGGAAACTTCAACACTTTACTgattag GATGACCGTTCTACTGCTGGTGTGTTTGACCCAGTCTTGGCTTCTATGGAAGTTCATCCGCTTCCAGCTCAGGCGCTGGAGGGAATTCAGACACGAACAGGCCGTCCGCAAGAAGGCAGCGCCCAAACAGCCCCTACGGACACTTAAGAGAGACTCGC TCGGTCACCACGAAAATGGAGTCCTTAAAGCTGAGAACGGAGCCTCTCCTCGGACTAAAAAACTCAAATCACCCTAA